The following proteins come from a genomic window of Paenibacillus swuensis:
- a CDS encoding peptidylprolyl isomerase, which produces MKRRIYTSSIVLLTAAALLTGCGEKPNSGSTNTGNAANGTNNASSGSATDGSATEQTPKQWASPPAMTIDQDKQYKAEFHTSKGNFTIELFAKDAPVTVNNFIFLAKEKFYEGVTFHRIIQSFMIQGGDPTGTGGGGPGYAIKDELGSKHTYEPGTIAMANAGPNTGGSQFFICSGEDAASLNSQPNYPIFGKVVEGMETINLIAATPVEQGSEATPSKPTEVVTINSISITEQ; this is translated from the coding sequence ATGAAACGCCGTATTTATACATCATCGATTGTATTATTAACCGCAGCAGCGTTACTGACGGGTTGCGGCGAGAAACCTAACAGTGGATCTACTAACACAGGGAATGCGGCTAATGGCACAAACAATGCATCATCCGGAAGCGCGACTGACGGTTCCGCCACGGAGCAGACGCCCAAGCAGTGGGCTTCGCCTCCGGCAATGACAATCGATCAAGATAAGCAATACAAAGCGGAGTTTCATACCTCCAAAGGCAACTTCACAATCGAGCTTTTTGCGAAGGATGCTCCGGTAACGGTGAACAATTTTATTTTTCTCGCGAAAGAAAAGTTCTATGAAGGAGTTACCTTTCACCGAATTATTCAATCCTTTATGATTCAAGGCGGTGATCCGACCGGAACCGGCGGCGGGGGTCCAGGCTATGCGATTAAAGACGAGTTGGGCAGTAAGCATACATACGAACCCGGAACGATAGCCATGGCTAATGCGGGTCCGAATACAGGCGGAAGCCAGTTCTTCATCTGCAGCGGAGAGGATGCCGCGTCTTTGAATTCACAACCCAACTACCCAATTTTCGGTAAAGTCGTCGAGGGCATGGAAACCATTAATCTGATCGCGGCGACACCGGTTGAACAAGGTAGCGAAGCCACACCAAGCAAGCCTACTGAAGTTGTAACGATTAATTCAATATCTATTACCGAACAATAA
- a CDS encoding DUF402 domain-containing protein: MKRKFSDRANWRRIVNKSYASVHLNDAEFKGYVTFYKIHQLREPLWKEYLQSRLCLADEGYIWLQHFPENERYVVTTMFNSSLQVVQWYIDICKDQGLTDQGVPWFDDLFLDVIILPSGEVLLVDEDELEEAYDHGEITKSDFDTAKVEANKLLDSIKNGSFVYRELAVDHLQRLFGDLVSKKV; this comes from the coding sequence ATGAAAAGAAAATTTTCTGATCGAGCCAATTGGCGCAGAATTGTTAACAAAAGTTATGCATCGGTACACTTGAATGATGCGGAGTTTAAGGGTTATGTCACCTTTTATAAAATTCATCAGCTGCGTGAACCATTATGGAAAGAATACCTGCAATCCCGACTTTGTCTGGCCGATGAAGGATACATATGGCTTCAACACTTTCCTGAGAACGAACGGTACGTTGTAACGACGATGTTCAATTCCTCCTTACAAGTAGTTCAATGGTACATTGATATTTGCAAGGATCAAGGATTAACCGATCAAGGGGTGCCTTGGTTTGATGATCTGTTCCTGGACGTTATTATATTACCAAGCGGCGAAGTTCTGCTTGTGGACGAAGATGAGCTGGAAGAAGCTTATGATCATGGCGAGATTACAAAGTCCGACTTTGACACAGCCAAGGTGGAGGCAAACAAGCTGTTGGACTCCATCAAGAACGGGAGTTTTGTCTACCGTGAGCTGGCTGTAGACCATCTGCAACGTTTGTTCGGCGACTTGGTTAGTAAGAAGGTGTAG
- a CDS encoding alpha/beta hydrolase, with translation MNERACLLIHGFTGGPHEVRPLAIELTNMGYICNVPLLPGHGDRGNGLRNITWQSWVEHVEREAAEMQRLYGSFDVIGFSMGGLLAAYIANRYAVRRVVLLSAAVIYVSPVRFAHAIADLIRTGETRKLKTVKRTPIGSVWQFMRLVRALKPEFSRIQSPTLVLQGERDEIVHPSSARFITSKLNCYYEVQYYANSKHLICLDADYEQVFRRVTRFLYHEFSTTE, from the coding sequence TTGAACGAGCGAGCATGTTTGTTGATACACGGTTTTACGGGCGGGCCTCATGAGGTCCGCCCGCTTGCGATTGAGCTTACGAACATGGGTTACATCTGCAACGTACCTCTGTTACCCGGTCATGGTGACAGGGGTAACGGCCTGCGCAACATTACATGGCAGTCATGGGTTGAACACGTGGAGCGGGAAGCAGCCGAAATGCAACGGTTATACGGTTCTTTCGATGTTATAGGTTTCTCGATGGGCGGTCTGTTAGCGGCATATATAGCCAATCGCTATGCGGTTCGGCGTGTGGTCCTGTTAAGCGCTGCCGTCATTTATGTGAGCCCTGTTCGTTTTGCGCATGCTATAGCGGATCTCATACGTACTGGGGAGACGCGTAAGCTGAAAACAGTGAAAAGAACACCCATCGGTTCCGTTTGGCAATTCATGAGACTTGTCAGGGCGCTTAAACCTGAATTCTCAAGAATACAATCGCCCACTTTAGTTCTGCAGGGAGAACGGGATGAGATTGTACATCCTTCGAGCGCCCGCTTCATCACATCTAAACTAAACTGTTATTACGAAGTTCAATATTATGCGAATTCGAAGCATCTCATTTGTTTGGATGCCGACTACGAACAGGTATTCAGGAGAGTAACGCGCTTTCTGTATCATGAATTCTCAACAACGGAATGA
- the spoVK gene encoding stage V sporulation protein K: MNGRVVTSAAKPRPSRQINIVLRNTADAQSPVMSANTAESEALVTGKSTAQDSQFTPIQKQLDQMVGMENVKELVYEIYALLQITQMRTEAGLQSGSQVYHMIFRGNPGTGKTTVARMVARLFQSMGVLSKGHLIEVERADLVGEYIGHTAQRTRDLVKKALGGILFIDEAYSLARGGEKDFGKEAIDTLVKAMEDHKNQFILILAGYSGEMNDFLMLNPGLPSRFPIQIDFPDYTVDQLLQICDMMLLERDYQISPTSLFKLRQHLLQEKQLTLHSFSNARYVRNVIEKAIRYQAVRLLDSGASPTKQELMQLKPEDLRFDKI; encoded by the coding sequence ATGAATGGGCGTGTAGTTACATCCGCCGCCAAACCCCGGCCTTCGCGTCAAATTAATATTGTGTTGCGGAACACAGCCGATGCGCAGTCACCGGTTATGTCGGCTAACACAGCGGAGTCCGAAGCCTTAGTAACCGGAAAATCAACGGCTCAAGACAGCCAGTTTACACCGATTCAGAAACAACTGGATCAGATGGTGGGGATGGAGAACGTTAAAGAATTGGTTTACGAGATTTACGCTCTGTTACAAATTACCCAAATGAGAACCGAGGCGGGCTTGCAAAGCGGCTCCCAGGTTTACCATATGATTTTCAGGGGAAATCCGGGTACCGGTAAGACAACGGTCGCACGAATGGTAGCTCGCTTGTTTCAATCCATGGGAGTCCTAAGCAAAGGGCACTTGATTGAGGTGGAGCGCGCGGATTTAGTCGGCGAATATATAGGTCATACAGCACAACGTACACGGGATCTGGTGAAGAAAGCGCTGGGCGGGATCTTGTTTATCGATGAAGCTTACAGTCTTGCAAGGGGCGGGGAAAAGGATTTCGGCAAGGAAGCCATTGATACATTGGTGAAAGCCATGGAGGATCACAAAAATCAATTTATTCTTATCTTGGCGGGCTATTCGGGTGAAATGAATGATTTTCTAATGCTGAATCCAGGTTTGCCATCCCGTTTCCCCATCCAAATTGACTTTCCGGACTACACGGTGGATCAGTTACTGCAGATTTGTGATATGATGCTCTTGGAACGAGATTATCAGATTTCGCCGACCTCTCTTTTTAAATTACGGCAACACTTGTTACAGGAGAAGCAGCTGACATTGCATTCATTCAGTAATGCGCGGTACGTCAGGAATGTCATTGAGAAGGCCATCCGCTATCAGGCCGTTCGTTTACTGGATTCAGGCGCGTCTCCCACTAAACAAGAATTGATGCAGCTTAAACCCGAGGATTTACGTTTTGACAAAATATAG
- a CDS encoding YdcF family protein encodes MNFNNRKYTKLWLSALVIFMAGIGWIAWTQYLIHSAERQRVPEHADVGIVLGASLWGNVPSPGLQERLDHAYKLYKAGVFTKIIVSGGYDRLDSELTEAQGMKNYLVGTGIPSQHILEENKARSTYQNLLFSKVIMEEQGFRRAVIITHDYHGARSADIASFLEYSEPVVSTTNSSVLNMTWHKSRETLAYTKWMMEKGSLWIKRIFTTG; translated from the coding sequence ATGAACTTCAACAATCGTAAGTACACAAAGTTATGGTTATCCGCACTTGTCATCTTCATGGCTGGAATAGGTTGGATCGCTTGGACTCAATATTTAATCCATTCCGCTGAACGTCAAAGGGTCCCCGAGCACGCGGATGTAGGCATCGTATTGGGGGCTTCCTTATGGGGGAATGTGCCCAGTCCGGGGTTGCAGGAGAGGCTGGACCACGCATACAAGCTATACAAAGCCGGTGTATTTACCAAAATTATCGTTTCGGGCGGGTATGACCGCTTGGATTCGGAATTGACAGAGGCTCAGGGGATGAAAAATTATTTGGTGGGAACCGGGATTCCATCTCAGCATATTTTGGAAGAGAATAAAGCCCGCAGCACTTATCAGAATTTATTATTCAGCAAGGTAATTATGGAAGAACAGGGTTTTCGTAGAGCTGTAATTATCACTCATGATTATCATGGTGCGCGCTCCGCAGATATTGCCTCGTTTCTGGAATATTCCGAACCGGTAGTGTCCACTACGAACTCTAGTGTACTGAATATGACGTGGCATAAAAGCAGAGAAACACTCGCTTACACGAAGTGGATGATGGAGAAGGGGTCACTTTGGATAAAGCGTATATTCACAACCGGATAG
- a CDS encoding MerR family transcriptional regulator, translated as MNDDIRRNMALFPIGIVMKLTDLTARQIRYYEQHELIVPARTSGNQRLFSFNDVERLLEIKALIEKGVNIAGIKQVMLPVSRESDDATVLNEHTEVKRKELTDSQLHRMLKQQLMQGKRPGQVSLIQGELSRFFQR; from the coding sequence ATGAACGACGATATACGGAGGAATATGGCGCTTTTCCCGATCGGGATTGTCATGAAGTTAACGGATTTAACCGCTAGACAAATCCGCTATTATGAGCAGCATGAGTTAATCGTCCCTGCGCGTACGTCCGGTAATCAACGTCTGTTCTCCTTCAATGACGTAGAACGGTTGTTGGAAATTAAGGCTTTGATTGAGAAGGGCGTTAACATTGCAGGAATTAAGCAAGTAATGCTTCCGGTATCCAGAGAATCGGATGATGCCACGGTATTGAACGAGCATACCGAAGTGAAACGTAAGGAATTGACCGATTCCCAACTCCATCGTATGCTTAAACAGCAGCTGATGCAAGGAAAGAGGCCGGGTCAGGTTTCCCTTATTCAAGGCGAGCTTTCCCGTTTCTTTCAGCGCTAG
- the ku gene encoding non-homologous end joining protein Ku, producing MQTVWKGAINFGLVNVPVKMFSSTQNNDVPMKLLHKKLSVPINYVRTCPKCEEDVEWSDIVRGYEYEPGHFVTFDKDELDKLASEDSREIKILSFANLDEIDPVYFQKTYYLAPNESGVHAYQLLAKALEETQKIGIANVTIRSKSSLAAIRVIDGYLAMATMHYAEEIRPLKQVPNLPELKDTNEKELEMAKSLIEQLTAEFNPAQYEDDYKERLMDAIEDKIHGKEVKFAPEEKQRNVIDLMDALKASLAQAQPSEQPVKKTSTRAKTNKTKKTSAAKPSKSPRAGAKSRSKKTGA from the coding sequence ATGCAAACGGTATGGAAAGGCGCGATTAATTTTGGCTTGGTGAACGTACCTGTAAAGATGTTCTCTTCTACGCAAAATAACGATGTACCCATGAAACTCCTTCACAAAAAGCTCTCTGTACCGATAAATTACGTTAGAACATGCCCAAAGTGTGAGGAAGATGTCGAGTGGAGTGATATCGTCCGGGGCTATGAATACGAACCGGGTCATTTTGTAACGTTTGACAAGGATGAGTTGGACAAGCTTGCTTCCGAAGACTCACGTGAAATCAAGATATTGAGTTTTGCGAATTTGGATGAGATTGACCCCGTTTATTTTCAGAAGACCTATTATCTGGCACCGAACGAATCTGGGGTACATGCTTATCAATTGTTAGCTAAAGCCCTGGAGGAGACTCAAAAAATCGGAATTGCCAATGTCACGATCCGAAGCAAAAGCAGTTTAGCCGCAATTCGGGTCATTGACGGTTATTTAGCCATGGCAACCATGCATTACGCCGAAGAGATACGCCCGCTAAAGCAGGTTCCGAATCTGCCGGAGCTCAAAGACACGAACGAAAAGGAATTAGAAATGGCCAAGTCTTTAATCGAACAACTAACTGCTGAATTCAATCCGGCGCAATATGAGGATGATTACAAGGAACGTTTAATGGACGCGATTGAAGATAAAATTCACGGAAAAGAAGTGAAATTCGCGCCTGAAGAAAAGCAACGAAACGTTATTGATTTAATGGATGCGTTAAAAGCTAGTTTGGCACAGGCTCAACCTTCGGAACAACCCGTCAAAAAAACCAGTACCCGAGCCAAGACGAATAAAACCAAAAAGACCTCTGCAGCTAAGCCATCCAAATCTCCCCGCGCCGGCGCTAAATCTCGTTCAAAGAAAACGGGTGCATAG
- a CDS encoding PAS domain-containing hybrid sensor histidine kinase/response regulator, with amino-acid sequence MKSAQGDYLRFFEQMYKYAPIGIALLDATGKWIAVNPFLCEMFGYTKEELLCLDYQTITHPDDLSENSEQARLLWAGELDTYVTEKRYITKQGTMVWASLKSYVVRDKKEKPLYYITHITDITERKSTEHKLKETEWLYNLISENVMDIIGYSTPDGICRYVTPSIYKVLGYHPEEIIGKDTLHLTHPDDLVAYKNEVFADSDVITYRLLHKDGHYVWLESNYNTLRDEHGRKKYVLGVTRNIDKEIKSQKQLEVAESVAKTKSDFLAMMSHEVRTPLNGILGLTELLRESKLDELQRESVVSIQRSGNALLSIINGILDFSKMESGHFELTEEPFRIESVITDVINLFQKPIRDKNLSLDWSCDSSLPQWIVGDETRFRQVLINLMDNAVKFTETGSICFEAECALISGDKVLRMRVKDSGIGIPQDRIEQILQPFTQVDSSPSRRFSGTGLGLTISNHLLHLMGGTLSIHSESGLGSEFILTIPLREPTELPAEDTGESNLSQLSEENVPLKILIAEDHDINRKVLFMMLRKLGYTVDVAEDGLQTVEAVQSKEYDLILMDIQMPVMDGMEAASQLRERLGDRCPVIIAVTANALMGDKEKYLAGGMDDYISKPVKLDALTRMIEKHFGKRI; translated from the coding sequence GTGAAATCGGCACAAGGGGATTATCTGCGTTTTTTTGAACAAATGTATAAATATGCGCCGATTGGTATCGCGTTGTTAGACGCAACAGGGAAATGGATTGCCGTGAATCCTTTCTTGTGTGAAATGTTCGGATACACCAAGGAGGAGCTTCTCTGTCTTGATTATCAAACAATTACACATCCGGATGATTTAAGTGAAAATTCAGAACAAGCCAGATTACTCTGGGCAGGAGAATTGGATACTTACGTCACGGAAAAGAGATATATTACTAAACAAGGAACCATGGTATGGGCTTCTTTGAAATCTTATGTAGTTCGTGATAAGAAAGAAAAGCCACTTTACTATATAACACATATTACGGATATAACGGAACGCAAATCGACAGAACACAAATTAAAAGAAACAGAATGGCTGTACAATTTAATCTCAGAAAATGTCATGGATATTATCGGTTACAGCACGCCTGACGGGATCTGCAGATATGTCACACCCTCTATATACAAAGTGTTAGGCTATCATCCTGAGGAAATCATAGGAAAAGATACTTTACATTTAACGCACCCGGATGATTTGGTAGCTTACAAAAACGAAGTTTTCGCCGATTCAGATGTGATTACATATCGACTGTTGCATAAAGACGGACATTACGTCTGGCTGGAAAGCAATTATAATACGTTGAGAGATGAACATGGCCGCAAGAAGTACGTGTTAGGTGTTACCCGTAACATTGATAAAGAAATAAAAAGCCAAAAGCAGCTAGAAGTTGCTGAATCCGTGGCGAAAACCAAAAGTGATTTTCTTGCCATGATGAGTCATGAAGTCCGCACACCGTTGAACGGTATTTTAGGTCTGACGGAGTTACTTCGAGAATCCAAATTAGATGAATTACAGCGGGAATCTGTCGTTTCCATTCAAAGGAGCGGGAATGCCCTGCTGTCCATTATCAACGGGATATTAGACTTTTCGAAGATGGAATCCGGTCATTTTGAATTAACCGAAGAACCTTTTCGTATTGAATCGGTAATCACGGATGTCATTAATTTGTTTCAAAAGCCGATTCGTGACAAAAATCTAAGCCTCGATTGGTCATGTGATTCATCTTTGCCTCAATGGATCGTTGGTGACGAAACCAGATTTCGTCAAGTGCTGATTAACCTGATGGATAACGCGGTCAAATTTACCGAGACGGGTTCCATTTGCTTTGAAGCAGAGTGCGCTTTAATATCAGGCGACAAGGTGTTGCGAATGCGAGTGAAAGATTCGGGAATTGGGATTCCTCAGGATCGTATAGAGCAAATTCTGCAGCCATTCACACAAGTAGACTCTTCGCCAAGTCGCAGGTTTAGCGGAACCGGCCTCGGGCTGACGATCAGCAATCATCTTCTGCATCTCATGGGAGGAACACTTTCAATTCATTCTGAATCCGGATTAGGCAGTGAATTTATTCTAACCATTCCATTGCGTGAGCCGACTGAATTGCCTGCAGAGGACACCGGCGAATCCAATTTGTCTCAGTTAAGTGAAGAGAATGTTCCGCTCAAGATTCTCATTGCAGAAGATCATGATATTAACCGTAAAGTACTGTTTATGATGTTACGCAAATTAGGTTATACAGTCGATGTGGCCGAAGATGGTCTTCAGACCGTTGAAGCGGTGCAGTCAAAGGAATACGATCTCATACTAATGGATATCCAAATGCCGGTCATGGACGGGATGGAAGCGGCATCACAACTCCGAGAGCGATTAGGTGATCGTTGCCCGGTAATTATCGCGGTTACGGCTAATGCTTTAATGGGGGACAAAGAAAAGTATCTTGCGGGAGGCATGGACGACTATATTTCCAAACCGGTTAAACTGGATGCATTGACACGGATGATCGAGAAACATTTTGGCAAGAGAATCTGA
- a CDS encoding methionine gamma-lyase family protein, which produces MLFTNQINELMDEVEDLIQGRFKEVDRIVDVNQWKVIQAFRHHKISDFHFAGSTGYGYNDRGRELLDEVYAEAFGAESALVRPHFVSGTHTISTALFGILRPGDELLYITGRPYDTLHKVIGQPGDGKGSLQDYGIGYNEIPLLANDNGVDWESVERHMNRHTKVIGIQRSRGYDWRASFTVEEIGEMVQRVKKLNPEVIVFVDNCYGEFTEVMEPTEIGVDLMAGSLIKNPGGGLAATGGYIAGKQKYVELAAYRLTAPGIGAEVGAMLGTTRSIFQGLFMAPLIVGQAVKGSIFAAAMFEKLGFETKPAWTEKRTDLIQAIRFSSSSHLITFVQGIQMASAVDAHVVPEPWDMPGYEHPVIMAAGTFIQGGSLELSADAPIREPYIAYMQGGLTYSHVKLGVMTAIQNMRDQGLV; this is translated from the coding sequence ATGTTGTTTACAAATCAAATAAATGAGCTTATGGACGAAGTGGAAGATCTTATACAAGGACGGTTTAAAGAAGTGGACCGTATCGTTGATGTAAATCAATGGAAAGTCATTCAAGCTTTTCGCCATCATAAGATAAGTGATTTTCATTTCGCGGGATCCACGGGATACGGTTACAATGATCGGGGCCGGGAACTGCTCGATGAGGTGTACGCGGAGGCTTTTGGCGCAGAAAGCGCCTTAGTGCGTCCGCATTTTGTCTCCGGAACGCATACGATTAGCACGGCCTTGTTCGGCATTCTGCGTCCAGGGGATGAATTGCTCTATATTACAGGGCGTCCCTATGATACGTTGCACAAAGTGATAGGGCAACCGGGAGACGGGAAAGGTTCGTTACAGGATTATGGCATCGGGTACAATGAAATCCCGTTATTAGCCAACGATAATGGCGTGGATTGGGAATCTGTGGAGCGACATATGAATCGACATACGAAAGTTATCGGAATTCAACGCTCCCGCGGATACGATTGGCGTGCCTCATTTACTGTCGAAGAGATTGGTGAAATGGTGCAGCGTGTGAAAAAGTTGAATCCCGAGGTCATTGTATTCGTGGATAACTGCTACGGTGAATTTACGGAAGTCATGGAACCGACAGAAATAGGCGTGGATTTGATGGCAGGTTCCCTCATCAAGAATCCTGGAGGTGGTTTAGCCGCAACCGGAGGTTATATCGCAGGGAAGCAGAAGTATGTTGAACTGGCTGCGTATCGCCTGACGGCACCGGGAATCGGCGCTGAGGTGGGTGCGATGTTAGGTACTACCCGTTCTATATTTCAAGGTTTGTTTATGGCGCCCCTTATAGTCGGACAAGCTGTAAAGGGTAGCATATTTGCCGCGGCCATGTTCGAAAAGCTCGGTTTTGAGACCAAACCGGCATGGACAGAGAAACGTACGGACCTCATACAGGCTATTCGTTTCTCTTCCTCATCGCATTTAATTACCTTTGTACAAGGAATACAGATGGCTTCGGCCGTTGACGCACATGTAGTGCCGGAACCATGGGATATGCCCGGATATGAACATCCTGTCATTATGGCAGCGGGCACTTTCATTCAAGGAGGATCTTTGGAATTGTCAGCTGATGCGCCGATTCGCGAGCCGTATATTGCTTACATGCAAGGAGGCTTAACCTACTCACATGTTAAACTCGGTGTCATGACAGCGATTCAAAATATGCGAGATCAAGGGTTAGTGTAG
- the hflX gene encoding GTPase HflX, with translation MRNQTHDTNATLADRAVLVSLYTNDLKLKEVNLEYSLAELVGLAETAGVEVLDTITQNKDTKDPKWFIGKGKVEELKLRIDELGATTAIFDQELSGAQVRNLEAALDVKIIDRTQLILDIFAGRAKTREGIVQVELAQLSYLLPRLSGQGKNLSRLGGGIGTRGPGETKLETDRRHIRDRINELKGHLHEMVRHRTLHRERRKKTGIFQVALVGYTNAGKSTLLKQLTQADVLVENQLFATLDPTSRNLMLPAGKEIVLTDTVGFIQNLPHDLVAAFRATLEEANEADLILHIVDSSSDNRSDQMKVVQKVLEELGASGKEQMTVFNKIDLCSPEEREMLTTEGEYIKINAYSPSDLDKLKEAVQERMTGDTLTFRIPSDRGDLAAHVYRIGEVLEQSFDESDILYNVRINRLDYEKLGYVLEPYTEA, from the coding sequence ATGCGTAACCAAACACATGATACAAACGCGACGCTGGCGGACCGTGCCGTTCTTGTCAGCTTATACACCAATGATTTAAAGTTAAAGGAAGTGAATTTGGAATATTCTTTAGCGGAATTAGTCGGATTGGCTGAAACCGCCGGGGTGGAGGTGCTGGACACCATCACTCAGAATAAAGACACGAAGGATCCCAAATGGTTTATCGGTAAGGGGAAAGTGGAAGAACTTAAGCTGCGGATCGATGAACTTGGTGCCACAACCGCCATATTTGACCAAGAACTTTCTGGGGCGCAGGTTCGAAATTTAGAAGCCGCTCTAGATGTGAAAATTATTGACAGAACCCAGTTGATTTTGGATATATTCGCGGGACGCGCCAAGACACGCGAGGGAATTGTGCAGGTCGAATTGGCTCAACTTAGTTATTTGCTGCCGAGATTGTCCGGACAGGGCAAGAACTTATCCAGACTCGGCGGCGGTATCGGTACCCGGGGGCCGGGGGAGACCAAACTTGAAACGGACCGAAGACATATTCGGGACCGGATCAACGAGTTGAAAGGCCATCTGCATGAGATGGTTCGACACCGGACTTTACACCGGGAACGCCGGAAAAAGACCGGTATTTTTCAAGTGGCTTTAGTCGGGTATACCAACGCAGGTAAATCTACTTTGTTGAAACAGTTGACGCAAGCTGACGTACTCGTGGAGAATCAGTTGTTCGCAACCCTGGATCCGACGAGCCGTAATTTGATGCTTCCCGCGGGTAAGGAGATTGTGCTTACGGATACGGTCGGTTTTATCCAAAACCTGCCTCATGACCTCGTTGCCGCTTTCCGGGCCACACTGGAAGAAGCGAATGAGGCGGATTTAATTCTTCATATCGTGGACAGTTCAAGTGATAATCGATCGGATCAGATGAAGGTGGTACAGAAGGTGCTTGAGGAACTGGGGGCTTCGGGAAAAGAGCAAATGACGGTATTTAACAAGATTGATTTATGCTCACCCGAAGAGCGGGAGATGTTGACCACGGAAGGCGAGTATATTAAAATCAACGCTTACTCCCCTTCTGATCTGGACAAGCTCAAAGAAGCGGTACAGGAACGCATGACGGGAGATACGCTTACGTTTCGCATCCCATCGGATCGCGGTGATTTAGCGGCTCATGTTTACAGGATTGGAGAGGTATTAGAACAGTCATTTGATGAATCCGATATTCTTTATAATGTAAGAATTAACCGTTTGGACTATGAGAAATTAGGTTATGTTCTGGAACCTTATACTGAAGCCTAA